A region of Paenibacillus thiaminolyticus DNA encodes the following proteins:
- a CDS encoding DUF5367 family protein, which yields MRLYILWGCLVWIGATASFRWFGGWLIQPANPGWMILFYLLTIPIVTAITLPLYRSKHAAGLNLPAVAAAIAVPGMLLDIISLNWYSSLFPSMPLTYAPAFAGWLMWAYGLILLSGWAGIRRRQRSQ from the coding sequence ATGCGCTTGTATATCTTATGGGGATGCCTAGTCTGGATCGGGGCTACCGCCTCGTTCCGCTGGTTCGGCGGCTGGCTGATTCAACCGGCAAATCCGGGGTGGATGATACTGTTCTACTTACTCACGATACCGATTGTCACGGCCATCACGCTCCCGCTGTACCGCAGCAAGCATGCTGCCGGATTGAATCTTCCTGCCGTAGCCGCGGCCATTGCGGTGCCGGGGATGCTGCTCGATATTATCAGTCTCAATTGGTATTCGTCGCTCTTTCCTTCGATGCCCCTTACCTATGCCCCCGCCTTCGCCGGCTGGCTCATGTGGGCTTACGGACTCATTCTGTTAAGCGGCTGGGCGGGTATCCGGCGGCGTCAGAGAAGTCAATAG
- a CDS encoding UbiA-like polyprenyltransferase encodes MIWIQKLYRKTRLFGELVMFSHTLFSLPFALISMVWAAGGLPSAHVVLWSLIALVGARNGANAFNRLADREYDEANPRTAHRHLPQRLLQEREVTAFILLNFAVFIFAAGMLNPLCLWLSPIAIALICSYSYTKRFTWLCHLYLGFTIASAPVGAWFAVTGKLALTPFLLGLVVMLWIAGFDIIYATQDIEFDRKTGLWSVPSLFGYEDALFIARSLHTIMLAVLFALFFIRGLGWLYLTGIAISAVLLAVEHRIVRPSNRKRMNVASYNLNQVISMLILFCTMADFFLL; translated from the coding sequence ATGATCTGGATTCAGAAGCTGTACCGCAAGACACGGCTGTTCGGCGAGCTTGTCATGTTCTCGCATACGCTGTTCTCGCTGCCGTTCGCGCTTATCTCCATGGTATGGGCCGCCGGCGGTCTGCCGTCCGCGCATGTTGTGCTGTGGTCGCTCATCGCGCTGGTAGGGGCGCGGAACGGCGCGAACGCCTTCAATCGGCTGGCCGACCGGGAATACGACGAGGCGAACCCGCGGACGGCCCACCGCCATCTCCCGCAGCGGCTGCTTCAGGAGCGGGAAGTGACGGCGTTCATCCTGCTGAACTTCGCCGTCTTCATCTTCGCGGCAGGCATGCTGAATCCGCTCTGCCTCTGGCTGTCGCCGATCGCGATCGCGCTCATCTGCTCGTATTCGTATACGAAGCGGTTCACATGGCTCTGCCATCTGTATCTCGGCTTCACGATTGCGTCCGCACCGGTGGGCGCCTGGTTCGCCGTCACGGGCAAGCTGGCCTTGACGCCGTTCCTGCTCGGCCTGGTGGTGATGCTCTGGATTGCGGGCTTCGATATTATTTATGCGACGCAGGATATCGAGTTCGACCGGAAGACGGGACTGTGGTCCGTGCCGAGTCTGTTCGGCTATGAGGATGCGCTGTTCATCGCCCGCTCGCTCCATACGATCATGCTGGCGGTGCTGTTCGCCCTCTTCTTCATCCGGGGGCTGGGCTGGCTCTACTTGACGGGCATCGCGATCTCCGCCGTGCTGCTGGCGGTCGAGCACCGCATCGTCCGGCCGAGCAACCGGAAGCGGATGAACGTGGCCTCCTACAACTTGAATCAGGTCATCAGCATGCTGATCCTGTTTTGTACGATGGCTGACTTCTTTCTGCTCTGA
- a CDS encoding arylamine N-acetyltransferase: MAAWVENYLSILGLRREPPSYDYLAKICRSHLSALPFENISKLLYFRDQHKNGFIIPPVETWVQHHFDSHFGGTCYTLNYHLRELLMQLNFASDYVMLGDEHMGILVELPGERVYVDCGAAAPIFQPVRFESNPLNVSQFGDDQVYIQPVHPDTGRYKYVRYTQGKQNGKEWHFNSNQKREFEDFHEIILKSTMAGTTFMTLLRCQLWQLNQGRSVSLVNNQFGIRHSDGRTDKYTLHSVAEIEEVIANEFALPKLPVGEAIDVLAELGIDIFSSKKIY, encoded by the coding sequence ATGGCGGCTTGGGTAGAAAATTATCTTTCGATTCTCGGATTAAGGAGGGAGCCCCCTTCGTATGATTACTTGGCAAAAATATGCCGCTCTCATTTATCCGCGTTGCCGTTTGAGAATATAAGCAAATTACTCTATTTTCGGGATCAGCACAAAAATGGCTTTATCATTCCTCCGGTTGAAACGTGGGTTCAACACCATTTCGATTCCCATTTCGGAGGTACATGTTATACGTTAAACTATCATCTGCGTGAATTATTAATGCAGTTAAACTTTGCAAGCGATTATGTCATGCTGGGCGACGAACATATGGGCATCCTTGTCGAGCTCCCCGGAGAACGAGTTTATGTGGACTGCGGGGCTGCCGCCCCTATTTTTCAACCTGTCAGGTTCGAGAGCAACCCCCTGAATGTCTCCCAATTCGGTGATGATCAAGTTTATATCCAACCCGTCCATCCGGACACAGGCCGCTATAAATATGTCAGGTATACGCAAGGGAAGCAAAATGGGAAAGAGTGGCATTTTAATAGCAACCAAAAACGCGAGTTCGAAGATTTCCATGAAATTATCTTAAAATCTACGATGGCGGGCACGACATTCATGACCCTTCTCAGATGCCAGCTATGGCAGTTGAATCAGGGCAGAAGCGTCTCCTTAGTCAATAATCAATTCGGCATTCGTCATTCCGATGGCAGGACGGACAAGTACACCTTGCATTCTGTTGCCGAGATCGAAGAGGTCATCGCTAACGAATTCGCTTTGCCCAAGCTCCCCGTAGGAGAGGCTATAGACGTGCTAGCTGAGCTTGGCATCGATATTTTTAGCTCGAAAAAAATCTATTGA
- a CDS encoding aspartate aminotransferase family protein, translating to MTSIGNERKEVNPASGAEGSAAFIGPEGVLAKRRAYFYPCTQHFYRQPPQIVRGSMQYLYDHEGRRYTDFFAGVSVVACGHCNPRIAEASVKQLQTLQHTTTIYLTQPMADLAERLANGILPGRLSRTFFCNSGSEANEGALLLARLHTKRRDFLALEYGLHGRTWLTMGVTGLPMWRADDHLDEGGVTFIPRPYEAGLDAETAMRRSLEALKQALEAAPERYAAMIVEPIQGNGGMIVPPEGYFREVKALLEAYGVLLIADEIQTGFGRTGSMFALDYDGVAPDIISMAKALGNGVPIGAFATTDEIAASFNRPSASTFGGNPVSSATALAVLDYIEEERLVERASRLGERLKQGLEDLQRKHGAIADVRGRGLMLGAELQGAAGTDSAALTDAVLEAMKERGFIIGKNGIGRNVLAFQPPLVIEAGDIDAMLAALDDVLGGIEA from the coding sequence ATGACAAGCATCGGGAACGAGCGGAAGGAAGTTAACCCGGCAAGCGGCGCGGAGGGGAGCGCCGCTTTTATCGGGCCGGAGGGCGTGCTGGCGAAGCGCCGGGCTTATTTCTACCCGTGCACGCAGCATTTCTACCGCCAGCCGCCGCAGATTGTACGCGGCTCCATGCAATACTTGTACGACCATGAAGGCCGCCGGTATACGGACTTCTTCGCCGGCGTGTCTGTCGTTGCTTGCGGCCACTGCAACCCCCGCATCGCAGAGGCTTCGGTGAAGCAGCTGCAGACGCTGCAGCATACCACGACGATTTATTTGACGCAGCCGATGGCCGACCTGGCCGAGCGGCTGGCGAACGGCATCCTGCCGGGCCGGCTGTCTCGGACGTTCTTCTGCAACAGCGGCTCGGAGGCCAATGAGGGCGCGCTGCTGCTCGCCCGGCTGCATACGAAGCGCCGCGATTTCCTGGCGCTGGAGTACGGGCTGCACGGCCGGACCTGGCTGACGATGGGCGTGACCGGACTGCCGATGTGGCGGGCCGACGACCATCTCGATGAAGGCGGCGTGACGTTCATTCCGCGGCCGTACGAGGCCGGTCTAGATGCGGAGACGGCGATGCGGCGCTCCCTGGAGGCGCTGAAGCAGGCGCTCGAGGCGGCTCCTGAGCGGTATGCGGCGATGATTGTCGAGCCGATCCAGGGCAATGGCGGCATGATCGTGCCGCCGGAAGGCTACTTCCGCGAAGTGAAGGCGCTGCTTGAAGCCTATGGCGTGCTGCTCATCGCGGATGAGATTCAGACCGGCTTCGGCCGCACCGGCAGCATGTTCGCGCTCGACTATGACGGCGTCGCTCCGGATATCATCTCGATGGCCAAGGCGCTTGGGAACGGGGTGCCGATCGGCGCCTTCGCGACGACTGACGAGATTGCGGCGAGCTTCAACCGGCCGTCCGCCTCGACCTTCGGAGGCAATCCGGTCTCGTCCGCGACGGCGTTGGCCGTATTGGATTACATCGAGGAAGAACGCCTCGTCGAGCGGGCGTCCCGGTTGGGCGAACGGCTGAAGCAAGGATTGGAAGATCTGCAGCGGAAGCATGGGGCCATCGCGGACGTGCGCGGCCGCGGCCTGATGCTCGGCGCGGAGCTGCAGGGCGCGGCGGGAACGGACAGCGCCGCGCTGACCGACGCCGTGCTGGAAGCGATGAAGGAGCGCGGCTTCATCATCGGGAAGAACGGCATCGGCCGCAACGTCTTGGCGTTCCAGCCGCCACTTGTCATTGAAGCGGGCGATATCGATGCGATGCTGGCAGCGCTGGATGATGTCCTGGGCGGCATCGAAGCGTAG